A genomic stretch from Setaria italica strain Yugu1 chromosome VII, Setaria_italica_v2.0, whole genome shotgun sequence includes:
- the LOC101772355 gene encoding mitochondrial outer membrane import complex protein METAXIN translates to MASAAAAAEWEAAERKVLVARKPCFGLPTACPTSLPVLLYLRMAQVPFDIHVDTSFPDADHIPYVEFSDCVAFNNEKGGVIEYLKEEKILDLNSKHPSISPADVLSTKAMVSTWLVDALQYELWVVSDGSIAHDIYFSDLPWPIGKILHWKKARDVKQLLDITKLNAAEKEEEIYQKASAAYDTLSLRLGDQVFLFDNSPTDVDALFLGHALFVLNALPDTSVLRGTLQKHENLVNFVEHHKIQLLEDSSSSGLGSSPSPSSSSPPRKRASAGQSYKPKPRAKKERTEEEKKFRQRSKYFLAAQLVGVLVFLSLMGGADSSELDDDDGLDYED, encoded by the exons atggcatcggcggcggccgccgcggagtgggaggcggcggagcggaaGGTGCTGGTGGCGCGGAAGCCGTGCTTCGGGCTCCCCACCGCCTGCCCCACCAGCCTCCCCGTGCTCCTCTACCTCCGGATGGCGCAGGTCCCCTTCGACATCCACGTCGACACCTCCTTCCCCGACGCCG ATCACATACCATATGTCGAATTCAGTGATTGTGTGGCGTTCAACAATGAGAAAGGAGGTGTGATTGAGTATCTCAAGGAGGAGAAAATTTTGGACCTGAACTCAAAGCACCCAAGCATTTCTCCCGCTGATGTGCTGTCCACGAAGGCCATGGTTTCGACCTGGCTCGTGGACGCTTTGCAGTATGAACTCTGGGTGGTTTCTGATGGAAGCATCGCGCATGATATATACTTCTCTGATCTCCCCTGGCCCATTGGAAAGATACTCCATTGGAAGAAAGCTAGAGATGTGAAGCAACTACTGGATATAACGAAGCTTAATGCTGcagaaaaagaagaggag ATATACCAGAAGGCAAGTGCTGCATATGACACATTGTCTTTGAGATTAGGGGATCAAGTCTTTCTATTTGATAATAG CCCTACAGATGTTGATGCTCTTTTCCTTGGACATGCTCTTTTTGTGCTCAATGCATTGCCT GACACATCTGTGCTGAGGGGCACTTTGCAGAAGCATGAAAACTTGGTGAACTTTGTAGAGCACCACAAGATCCAATTGCTGGAAGACTCATCATCATCAGGGTTAGGATCATCACCCagtccatcatcatcatccccccCCAGGAAAAGAGCATCTGCTGGCCAAA GTTATAAGCCGAAACCCAGAGCCAAGAAGGAACGGACCGAGGAGGAAAAGAAATTCAGGCAAAGATCAAAGTACTTCCTGGCCGCACAGCTTGTTGGAGTCCTTGTGTTCCTATCACTGATGGGTGGGGCTGATAGTTCGGAGCTAGACGATGACGACGGCTTAGATTATGAAGATTAG